taacgagagagaaattgtTTCGTGAGTTCGGAGAGAAACAATGATTTATTTGCTTATTTAAGTTAATAGAGCCATTATACGtcaattaattatctaaatctataatttttctgcACTGTGCATCGTTGTggagaaaacaaaaaagtaacGATCTTGTTGATATAGAAACAGTTATGTACTTATTTAAgttaatatgtcaattatatgtacaataattaCCAATCTTCGTAAACCGAAGAAACGGAAGAAATACAGATTCATGAATTTAagagtaattaaaatacatataaatcacagattttttaaacgttatttgattttatgaTAGTATCGCGATATATACCGTTAAAAAAACTCTTATGTTATTctcagataaaattataattgttgatAAGAGATAAGATTATCGCAATAATTGAGTATCTCATCAATTGAACATCACATTGTAAGtgcagaatttaatttattctactCTAACGAGTAGATTTAATCTTCAAAAAGTGTTCAGCAAGTGGCATTTGCGACGAACGCTCGTGAATTGGAAAGTTAAATGGAAGAATACCGTGCATAATAACTCACTCAACTTACCTGCCACgcgagagaaataaattgatcTCTCGCCAAGAAAGAGTAACGACATTTCTGTAATCCAATGCTTTAGGAATATAAAATTGCCATTTTCTTTGCGGTGCTTTTTACTAAAGCGCTCAGAGTACATGacgatttatttctaatattttttctcttttcttttttctcgtaaatttttaattaattttattatgtactttGAGGATctggttttttattttgttttcccgTTTTTCTTTTACCCTCTTTTGGCGTaagaacattttatatatatctattttatcgtTGACAAATATTTGGAAAAGTGGAGCGAGCGAACGCATCTCTCGCTCGTAATCGATGCAATGCGAAAAAGAGTATAAGGGAAAAAGGGAGAAAGTGAATCACAGAACGAGAAACAACAGAGCAGTTCGGGAGAAAGTGATAGTCAACTGATCTCGTAACGAGAATGATTCAAGGCCTCTTGCACGTTCCTCGGAATGTATACCTACCGTTTCGAGAATCGATCGGCGACTGAGTCACCATTAACTTTTTCtgagaaatattgaaatcattttaaaattgGTGGAACGTGGTgctagttaattaattttaataatagcatctctctttctttttctcgttttgTTTTTTGTACAACACAAattgagttttatttaaactatttaaagCTTGAAAATTCAAGCGGtcgaaacaaaagaaaaaatatacttacaaCTTTGGAAGATTTATATGCatctttgtttaataattaaaataaatagtattgTTAgtgaacatttaaatattctcaCAAAGAaacattgatatttataatttataatcacgAGCTTCTTGCATTAATCACACGAATCGAATCTTTAAGTTACTATATCATCGATTTTCTTTGTTACATtcttcattaaataattaaagtaattgaacaatttttgtaaGAAGACATTATCTCAATTCTAATCTGCGGCGCGTTTTAATTAACGGGAACCTGGGGAAAGGAAATCAGGTTTCGATTGACTGATCGAACactaaataaagtaaaaataaaatgtattccaAGACACTCAAATGGCTAAACACACACATGGAGTTACACGCTGGGCGAAGGGGGTGACGGGTGATTAAAGTGAATGTGCGGCGTCCCGATGCGGGACAGATGAGCGTGGACGACTTCCTTACGGCTTCTTGTCGTCGTCCTTGTACCAGTCCTCGCTGCAAGGTAAACGACAATTGTTGAATTCCTCGAACATTTAAATGAAGCGCAACAGCAGCACCGGcaacttaattaataactcaaaatcaaaataagaGATTTCATTAAAACGCAACTATGTaatgacataataataatacaataataatttatataatttcgttACGCAAATAGCGAAAGGTggaaattaaatcttaaaaattacaatcacaCGAATcgaaaaaaactaattaaacgCGTAATACTTAAAAAAGTCCGTTAACTGgataaacttattttaaagttctcttatttaatatattattacgtgtTCAGAAAGTttagcaaaattatatatatgtgcccGCATGCCGAATATTCGGATGATGTCAACATGTTTATTCCTACGCAAACTTTTGGTGATCACACACTAATATACGCTAGCTCATTAATATGGAAATGTAATGACGCGGAACGATAATATGGTGAATGACAAACGGTTCGTACCATCCGGGAACGTTCTCGGGTGAGTCGCATCTCTGCTGCTCCTCGTTATAGACGGTGCCGTCGCTGCAGCCCTGCTCGCGCGGCGTCACACCGTTCAGGCATACATAGAACTTCTGACAGTCCTCGGGATGCGCGAATTTGGGATGATCGACCAGCATGCCCCTGCTGTCAACCTGGCTCTCGATCGGGCACTCGAAGCCGTCCTTCAGCTTCTTGTTCAAGACCCCGCAGCCCTGCATTGTGCAGCATATATTATCGTATCGTTGCATCAAGAAGCATTATCGACTAGCACTTTGATTTAGCGATTTCTGGGTGAACTCGTAGTCGAAGATTGATCTTTCTTTGCTAGATTAGACGCTCTTGGtgtccaattttttttaaatattggacgttctcattctcttttcccattttttacaacttttaatttctaattttcccagttttattttaacacagttttataataagaattttactAAATAAGTGATGTTAATTCGATTAGAAGAATTGTAACTGAAGATTAGGATTTCGACATCTCATGAGTGCTGTTTGTTTCCTATAGGGACTCCTAAGTTCAAATGCCAACAAAATTGCATCGAAATACCTCAAACCTAGCCAAAGATCTGTAATTGTAATTGGGAGAAAGTATGTGCGTTGTAGGGTACATTAGACGTGCGTACTTTCTCTCAATTAAAGATCTAACTTCGGCGAATTTCATAGCTTTTGTTACAATTCCGAATAAATTCCTCTAATAACTAAACCCTCGTTGAGGCCGCTCTAGAATTAGACGCAAAATATGACTTTGTTACGTATACACATGCAATGTAAAAGTCAAGATTTTACTTCCGGAactttaacattaattaattttatcgctaACCGCGTGTCGTAACCAATGGATAAGTATAACAAATTCTTTCTTAAAGCTTTCTCACCTCGCGACCCGCGCTGTCCGGCCACACGCAAGTTCCGCTGTACTCGTCGAAATGTAGCCCGGTGGTGCAAGTGATCTCGATCGCCTCTCCGTCGATGCAATTGTAGAAGACGTTGCACACTGACGGGTCAGGATGCGCGAAGAAGCCGTTTCGTCGCGGACACTTCTTAGTTGGCTGTGGAGGTTCTAATAACAAAGACGGTCAATCAATCGATTGTGTAGCATTATTAacgctatatattttaaagtggaagaatattatatatttaagttgtgtaaaaaatatataaaacgtgattttatttcatagatataaatagatgaaaataaacacatattatttttgtataatcgtaaaaataataatttgcctttaaatttaatttgtaattaccAACGAAGATAATGTTAttagagagaaaattattaaattagaaattttatttgacgCCAGCAACGGatgtgtttattttttagaatatgtTTCTTCACAAAATATCGTTTTAATGTCTTACGTAATTCGAGACGGTCGCCGCAGTCGACGTTGAAGACGTGGTCGCACTTGTTGACCTTGCGATTCAGGGGATCGAACACGAGACCGTCCGGGCACAGCTTCTCCGTTGCCACGCCGTCGTTGCATTCGTAATACTTGTCGCATTGTCTGCTGTCCTCGTACTGGCCGTCCTTGTTCGGGCAATTGTACGCGGCGTCTGTAAACGTTGCCGACGATTAATATTCCACCGCGGTCTTACACCGCAAGCGGAAATCGATCTGGCGTTTCCGGTAAAACACGGAGGTGGTCGAACCCGTTCGACCTGCCGTCGTCGAATTCTTGGATCGGGCATTATTTCGTCGTTTGTTACGTAATTTTGTCTTGGGCGCGCTCCGACCGTATACTTATGCAACTCGCCGAACGAGAAAACTGACATTTACGATTTAGAAAGTTCGCTCTCGCACTGTCTCCGCACTAATTCTAACGGATATCTCCACCGAGCCCGAGAGCTACTCTCTTTCACACTTTTCTCCTTCATTCTTGTTGCAATTCTATCGGTTGATATATAATTCACTAATATTaagcaatttattaatatccaaTGTTAACTAACATCTCAGTAATAACAATCCCACATTTTATTGATAACCGtgataaaaatagtttattgagatttttcaatatcaaaaaattcagTAACAGAGTTTTGTGCGGctactataaaaattaaaaagtcagAGAAATGTACaggtatattattatataacacatTTATACGACGTATATGCACATTAGATTTTTGTTGCTGTAACATTAAACACATTTATCGTATCAAAAGTATCAAAAAGTATTTGGAAAgtttaagtatattatatttaattgtataattagaaTTTGTAAAGATATAGTATTCGAAGAAAGTCATCAATGCTTATTTTGTAACTGAAATGCTTACGTTATAATGGGATAActgaaatattcttatttttcttttacttttaattagcAAAGTTAATTTGGAAGATGGAGCACAAAGAAATAGGAGCATAAGAAAAGTGctcataagaaatatatattttttttacaaaattaccaATAAAActtactttactttttttctagagAATTTTACATCAAGTgtacaattaaatttgtctGAAGtagattacattataaataacagttattaataaataagtgataatttatagtaatattaatatcatcgacatctaacaattaattttttaagaatagcagtaattaattttgatgttaCAAGAGAATATTTTCAAGGATTTTCAATGATGCAAGAACAACACTCTTTGCAATACTTTAGAacgttatttctttcattcccGTTTTTTGACAATCACGATTGATACTCACGTGTCAGCGCGATCGCGCCTATCAACGCGACAATCCCGGCCGTGATCATTCTTTCCTCGTTTGCTCGTGCTTTCTTTCGTCGGATCGTCGCGGGATGATCCTAGATTGCACTGAGGTTCACTAAAACGGACGGACGGCTAAAATTaagctatttaattttttatccttcTTTGGAATTGGTCCGAGGTCGCCCTCGCGAAACTGCAGCTCTTCGGCTACTCGCCGGCTGGGTATACCTCACGGATCCCCACTATTACCACAACGCAAATCCCACTTTCGCCGTCGCTTTTCATCGATGGTCACTCGTCGAGAATGAAGATTGAGAAGACAGgagaagggaagagagagagagagagagagagagagagagagagagaaagaaaggagacttttactctcctctctcctctcagcGCTCTCACTTCGACACGTCCTTCGTCCCGTTTTTCTTTGATGAGAAAAATGCAAATCATAATCGCGCTGCTTCGCAACGACAATTACGGATAAATGCTGGGAAATTTCATGAATATTTCAGTTATACCATCTTTTCCATCTGGGggaagatttaattaatttctcaagaTGGATAagcagaataaaatttattgcactttgataaaaatagatatatataaataattgaacaaataaaaatatatgggaaataaatgtcagatttatgaattataaagaaaatgtgtacgataaaaataatatatgacataaaaaatgaaagtgaCTAGAAAAAagacgattttttaaatatttctttataaatatcatttttattaaatattcgaaAGTCTAGCGACGCCTGGAAAAATCGTAAACTCAAGATGAAGAAaatgaacgttttaaaaatctaaGAAAGCGTTGATATCTTGGAGAATCGTTTGCCCGCATTTCTAAACGAACGATTTCAAATGAAGGATAGTAGATTACGCATCACTGATTACCAGGAAACGACAAGTTTTTGTTGGGCTTTCTTCTCTTAACTGTCGTTTAACATTCACCTTCGCTGTTCTGACAATGAAAAACTGATTTCTGCGACAATGTTACTGTCCGTTATAGTACTCGCctattaatttagtaaaatattcaCAACAAGTTTAAGACATAAAAGTCTGTATATCGTCAATTACCTATTAAGGGGTTAGACTAGTGTGACGGGCGTTTTTTCAGGGTAATTTTcaggaattaatttctaacaaaatatttatgaaacaccaacaattttttttttattatcttctatACACATTGAAGAacgtgtcaaaattttgttgtccaaaaaaatataaaactcgtTGAGTTAAGCCGCTTCGCGCATTCCTATGATTTTCGGATGGTGTACATGATTTCGCGAAAACCAGtcgtctgaaacaaaaataaaaaatatgcttattatctatattgtaTTGGCTTTCGGTTGACggagcattttatttttatttttttttccatttttgacgacgagaaaaaaattcctgaattttttaCTGCAATTGGGCaaaattcaggaatttttttctcgtcgccaaaaataaaaaaaaaataaaatgctccGTCAACCGAAAGCCAATACAATATAGATAatgtgcatattttttatttttgtttcagacgaCTGGTTTTCGCGAAATCATGTACACCATCCGAAAATCATAGGGATGCGCGAAGCGGCTTAACTCGAcgggttttatatttttttagacaacaaaattttgacacgtTTTTCAATGTGTatagaagataataaaaaaaaaattactggtgtttcataaatattttgttagaaattaattcctgAAAATTACCCTGAAAAAACGCCCGTCACACTAGTCTAACCCCTTAAACTAAAGTAcatcaaattttgaatttaaaaaatttatttatttattttaaatatagaagacaattttatatgcaagCTTTTTCCAacatatcttataaaatatttttaaaaaaatattacaaaaatataaaatattaaagactaGGTATAAGGTTATTAGAAAACATTTTacggatttaattaattgcttgCTTAagtttatcataattttttattatttctcgttaataatttaataaaaaataaaattgtaactaCTTTAGTGAAAAGTAACTATATTTCTTATCGAGTTGATATACTGATTATATCAATTAGAAATGTAACACACAGactattttaatcatttagaTAATGTTCCATGATCTTTAAATGGAATGTACATCGCAATAACACGATATTTCATTGCAGCAATTGAGTCAATTACAAAGTTTTTCTTCGTCATGCACAACGATGCTCTTCCCGTTTCGCTCTCACTCACGCTTCGTCTTCCGATGTTTTTTTTCCGGGAAAGTGAGAATTGTTCAATACGTATGGTTTATTGATCTTAGGTTCACAACTATGTGGTTTTATTCTAATCATCTCCTGCtgataaagcaaattaaatctttgtggcctaacaatattttttctgtgtaaattatataaacttttctactcacaatcagtaaaCTGCACGCATTATTTGTCAATCTTGAAACACAGTCTCATTTGAGTGTAAATTCGCAtgattaaatcgataattgatttaacaataatagtaataagcattttttattaaactactgcaaagaatttattgctaaaaatatcACCCTAGTCACCCtagggttcgaacctggaccTTCCTTCAATTCGTGATAAGCGTCCAGTTCGACCGTTTATCACcacaataaatttcaatttattaattaattgaatggTGCTAATgtgttattacattaaatatatttattacttgttatatttaatattacggtTTATAGATAGTTTTGCAATCTCATCTAAGAAGTTTTGTCTAATATCAATGTTCTAACAATATTCACTGTCTTCAACTTATGTAAAGTGATCTTTGTCTCACGATCAGGCTTACGAAAGCATTACGTTAGAGCTGGATTTCGGAAACGTTTCCCATGCATGAAATGCGAGGAATGTCAATCGATATCGTACGAGTACTTTCACCGCTCACGTAAATTTAAGACACGATCTGAATTTATTGCGGAAGAGTTCCGATTccagattttaaaataatcttgcgAATTTTTTCCAAATAGGCTTATTATCATCAAAAATCAAAAAGCTGAAGACCTTAATAcggatattaataaataaataatagtaatatataatataatgtattaattaaataaaaatgtaaaaatgtcacCGGGGTATCGACCAGCAGACTTCGAATAATTTTCCTCAGAATTAACAGCTTACTTACTTTTTCTAAACTGTTTAAAGCTAGATTTACGATGTATCATCTGTCTAAGCAACCTATTTCGAAGACAGGATTTATGAcggaatatattttgaaagacATGTGTTTGTAGTAAAGATaagtttattatacaataggGCGGTTTAGAAATAAAGACTTAAAAACCTACATGCTTAATCTAACATCTTGACCCTAAACGGTCGGTCTGGTGCTTTTTCTTCTGCTTGGTCCACCGGTGGGCTTGGGTTTGGGCGGTGGATTCTCCAAGGCATCCAATTCTTCCTCGGTCAGCTGACCTTTGTACCAGTCTTTGctgcaattaaattatttgctttAGATATATGTTTAATGATAAATGAGAAGAGGAATATGTAAAATGGCGTAAgctgtatttaaattaaactgtTTTAATCTTTCGATGAATTTGATGTACATAAAAGAGACGCGCAATTCTGAAAATGACATGCAAATGAATTTCCTTCTCTtcataagaaaaaattgctCTGTTTTTgattgtataatgtatatcataatttaaattataaatctatattttattattcaagttttttatcttttttaatgcgtttaatttttaatttctttaataagaGGATTAAGTttgacttaattttttacttaaatgtaCTTTTTGCTCAGAATACTTGGCATCtgtatatatttctgattacttatatcaattttataaactttttattacttataaaaaacaatttgtaGCAAAAAATCtgcattatttttagataacaagagagagataatttttgaaatactaaaaaatgataattatttgcacaatttcgacctgtttcttattttctaaACGTCATCGATACGTATCATTATTTAGTTTTCATGCtccttaataataaaattcaagttTTGGTACATAATTCGTACCATTCGGGTATTTTTCTGGCCCAGTCGCATTTTCCACTGCGCTCGTCGAATGCCTGGCCGAGTTTGCATCCACTTCGCCTCGGTACTTCACCATTGACGCACACATAGAAGTACTGGCAGTCCTCGGTGTCGGGATAACGTGGATGCGTCGCGGCCACAGACTCATCGACCTTCGGGCAGGTGAAGTTGAAGAGCTCGCGGGAGCCGCAGCCCTTCTTCTGCGCCTCATCCGGCCAGTTGCAGATGCCGGTCTTCTCGGAGAAGACCAGACCGTCCGGGCAAGTGATCATGTTGAACTTGCCCTCCACGCAGTAATAGAAGGTATTGCAATTCCTGGGGTCCTCGTGGGCGAAGTAGCCGTGCATGCGAGGACAGTGTGATGACGGTTGTGGCTTTTCTACGGAAAGgagtagatatataaaaatggagtaattaaaaagtataaaattttttcgatataaCCAAAAGCagattattatgtaaaataaaggtttgaaaaaattatgtatcacTGAAAGAATGCAcacgtaatattaaaattttttaaataatgctcTCGAAGCACTTGATCGATTTCGTGAATCATTGCACGATGTATAAACAACAGAGGAGTTTGCTTACGTCTCTTGGGTCTCTTTGAGCAATCGATGCCGAACGGCAAGTCGCACTTCTCGTGCTGCGGGCTGAAATCATTGAAGACGAGACCATCGGGACACAATTTTTCCGTTATCTTGTTGTCGCGGCAgtcgtaatatttatcgcattgTTCCGCGTCCGGGAAGTATCCGTTGGGCTCCGGACACTGGTCCTGGAGCTCGTCATCGTCGTATTCCTCCACTGGCTCCTCTTTCTTCGGAGCCGTTGTGGCCGAAGCGACTTTCCGACGGCTTTGCTCAGCGGCCTCTTGTTTCCTTGTCAAAGCAGTGGCAGCTCCTGTGACAAAAggattaaagtataatataaatgagaaattatatattaacaagaacaaaaagaactctaattgaattttttagcattttcgATTCTGATCAtgtctcaatattattttatcagcgCTGAGTCGTAAGAAGTATTCCAGTgcattttatacttatttaatggATCAGTTTC
This genomic stretch from Temnothorax longispinosus isolate EJ_2023e chromosome 9, Tlon_JGU_v1, whole genome shotgun sequence harbors:
- the LOC139818754 gene encoding protein obstructor-E; amino-acid sequence: MITAGIVALIGAIALTHAAYNCPNKDGQYEDSRQCDKYYECNDGVATEKLCPDGLVFDPLNRKVNKCDHVFNVDCGDRLELQPPQPTKKCPRRNGFFAHPDPSVCNVFYNCIDGEAIEITCTTGLHFDEYSGTCVWPDSAGREGCGVLNKKLKDGFECPIESQVDSRGMLVDHPKFAHPEDCQKFYVCLNGVTPREQGCSDGTVYNEEQQRCDSPENVPGCEDWYKDDDKKP
- the Cpap3-b gene encoding cuticular protein analogous to peritrophins 3-B, producing the protein MKTIVLLLICFGAATALTRKQEAAEQSRRKVASATTAPKKEEPVEEYDDDELQDQCPEPNGYFPDAEQCDKYYDCRDNKITEKLCPDGLVFNDFSPQHEKCDLPFGIDCSKRPKRQKPQPSSHCPRMHGYFAHEDPRNCNTFYYCVEGKFNMITCPDGLVFSEKTGICNWPDEAQKKGCGSRELFNFTCPKVDESVAATHPRYPDTEDCQYFYVCVNGEVPRRSGCKLGQAFDERSGKCDWARKIPECKDWYKGQLTEEELDALENPPPKPKPTGGPSRRKSTRPTV